The Deltaproteobacteria bacterium genome has a window encoding:
- a CDS encoding type II toxin-antitoxin system VapC family toxin, producing the protein MKILLDTHMLLWAAIGTLPRQAAELIGDINSDLFFSPASIWEICIKKSLGRNDFRVDPEVLRRGLLDNQYTELGITSQHALTINDLPLLHKDPFDRMLLAQAKCEGISLLTSDAMLRDYPGPIIFMPKPR; encoded by the coding sequence ATGAAAATTCTCCTCGACACGCACATGCTCTTGTGGGCCGCTATCGGAACCTTGCCCCGTCAGGCGGCGGAATTAATCGGTGACATCAATTCTGATCTGTTTTTCAGCCCGGCCAGCATCTGGGAAATCTGTATCAAGAAAAGCCTGGGAAGAAATGATTTCAGGGTTGATCCGGAAGTGCTGCGACGCGGTCTGCTGGACAACCAGTACACAGAGCTGGGCATCACCAGTCAACACGCGCTGACTATCAACGATCTGCCCCTGCTCCACAAAGACCCCTTCGATAGGATGTTGCTGGCCCAAGCCAAATGCGAAGGCATCTCCCTGCTGACCTCGGACGCCATGTTGCGCGACTATCCCGGCCCTATCATTTTCATGCCCAAACCGCGCTAA
- a CDS encoding type II toxin-antitoxin system prevent-host-death family antitoxin, whose protein sequence is MQQVNIHEAKTNLSRLIDMAVKGEPFIIAKAGKPMVTVTAYQTPAKPAQRIGFLSGQIAVPEDFDAMGKNEIQSLFEGGE, encoded by the coding sequence ATGCAGCAGGTAAATATTCACGAAGCCAAAACCAACCTGTCCCGGTTGATTGACATGGCCGTCAAGGGCGAACCGTTCATCATCGCCAAGGCCGGAAAGCCCATGGTCACAGTCACGGCATATCAAACCCCGGCAAAGCCGGCCCAGCGGATTGGTTTTTTGAGCGGACAGATTGCAGTCCCCGAGGATTTTGACGCCATGGGAAAAAATGAAATTCAGAGCCTGTTCGAGGGCGGTGAATGA